DNA from Candidatus Woesearchaeota archaeon:
GCAAGGTAATATTTACGAGTAGGGTTGAGATTCTCGTCAAGTTCATAGACTAAAGGAATTCCTGTTGGTATGTTTACTTGTGCAATATCTTTGTCTGAAATTGCTTCAAGATGCTTAATCAAAGCTCGAAGACTATTCCCGTGGGCAACTATCAAAACGCGTTGACCACTTATAATTGCAGGAGCAATGTGCGTCTCCCAAAAGGGAATAGTTCTCTTAACACAGTCTTCAAGACTCTCTGTGGAGGGAAGCAATGCAGGGTCCACGTGCTCGTAAAGTTTGTCGTGAATGGGATGTCTTGGATCATCTTTATCAAGAGCAGGCGGTCTGCAATCATAGACGCGTCTCCATTTGAATACTTGTTCTTCCCCTTCTTTTTCAGCGGTTTCTTTTTTGTTAAGACCTTGCAATGCGCCATAATGTTTCTCATTAAGACGCCAGGTTTTGACGATAAGAGGAGAGAGGTTCATTTCATCAAGAACGATTTGAGCAGTTTGTATTGCACGTTTGAGAAATGACGTAAATACCACATCAAAGGTAAATCCGTTTTCTTTGAGAATTCTTCCTGCATGGCGAGCTTCTTCCTCGCCTTTTTTAGTAAGGGGAACATCTGTCCAACCAGTAAAGCGGTTTTCTTTGTTCCAGGTAGACTCTCCGTGACGAA
Protein-coding regions in this window:
- a CDS encoding 2,3-diphosphoglycerate-dependent phosphoglycerate mutase, which encodes MNVLVLLRHGESTWNKENRFTGWTDVPLTKKGEEEARHAGRILKENGFTFDVVFTSFLKRAIQTAQIVLDEMNLSPLIVKTWRLNEKHYGALQGLNKKETAEKEGEEQVFKWRRVYDCRPPALDKDDPRHPIHDKLYEHVDPALLPSTESLEDCVKRTIPFWETHIAPAIISGQRVLIVAHGNSLRALIKHLEAISDKDIAQVNIPTGIPLVYELDENLNPTRKYYLADEEEVKKRQEEMVKQGKA